The Caproicibacterium lactatifermentans genome contains a region encoding:
- a CDS encoding DUF378 domain-containing protein, giving the protein MLDKIALFFIVVGGINWGLVGFFRFDLVAWICGGPATMLARIIYAVIGIAALWSISIFFKRITTESDIEHGAI; this is encoded by the coding sequence ATGCTTGACAAAATTGCTCTTTTTTTCATCGTCGTCGGCGGAATCAACTGGGGATTGGTCGGATTCTTTCGGTTTGACCTAGTTGCATGGATTTGCGGCGGCCCTGCCACCATGCTTGCCCGCATCATTTACGCCGTCATCGGCATTGCTGCCCTGTGGTCTATTTCCATTTTCTTTAAGCGCATTACAACCGAATCGGATATAGAACACGGCGCAATCTGA
- a CDS encoding glutamate-5-semialdehyde dehydrogenase has translation MTLIEMGQAAKVASSQLAVAGAAQKDAALRAAADALEQGEPMLLEANRKDVQAAEAARMRPAMLDRLTLDHTRISNMADGMRQVAAQEDPIGQVIEGRNLPNGLEIRRVRVPLGVIGIIFEARPNVTADAAALCLKAGNAVILRGGKEAIHSNTVCADLMRGAVEKTGLPRDCIQLVQDTSRSSSTGMMQMTGYLDVLIPRGGRGLIQSVVQNAKVPVIQTGAGNCHVYVDDSADIEMAANIVDNAKTSRPSVCNAMETLLVHQDIAEKALPVIGARLLEKHVELRGCPRTRAILGTDKVVPATEADWATEYDDYILAIKVVDSLEQALTHIAKYSTGHSECIVTRNYRNARIFQQRVDSAAVYVNASTRFTDGGEFGLGAEIGISTQKLHARGPMGVNQLTSTKFLVMGDGQVRA, from the coding sequence ATGACACTCATTGAAATGGGACAGGCGGCAAAAGTAGCATCGTCACAGCTGGCAGTGGCCGGTGCGGCACAGAAGGATGCGGCACTGCGGGCAGCTGCAGATGCACTGGAGCAGGGTGAGCCAATGCTGCTGGAAGCAAACCGAAAGGACGTACAGGCGGCGGAAGCGGCGAGGATGCGCCCCGCTATGCTGGACCGCCTGACACTGGATCACACCCGTATTTCTAACATGGCGGACGGTATGCGGCAGGTAGCTGCGCAGGAGGACCCTATAGGGCAGGTCATCGAAGGACGCAACCTGCCAAATGGGCTGGAAATCCGCCGGGTACGGGTGCCGCTGGGTGTTATTGGCATTATTTTTGAGGCACGGCCGAATGTGACAGCCGATGCCGCGGCACTTTGCCTGAAAGCGGGCAATGCCGTTATTCTGCGCGGTGGAAAAGAAGCAATCCACAGCAACACCGTGTGTGCGGACCTTATGCGCGGCGCGGTCGAAAAAACGGGATTGCCGCGGGACTGCATTCAGTTGGTGCAGGATACCAGCCGCAGCTCTTCCACCGGCATGATGCAGATGACCGGCTACCTGGATGTCCTCATTCCGCGCGGCGGCCGTGGCCTGATTCAGAGTGTGGTGCAGAACGCAAAGGTACCGGTTATCCAGACTGGTGCCGGCAACTGCCATGTGTATGTGGACGACAGCGCGGATATTGAAATGGCCGCCAATATCGTTGACAACGCAAAGACCAGCCGCCCCAGTGTCTGCAACGCAATGGAAACGCTTTTGGTCCATCAGGATATTGCAGAAAAAGCCCTGCCCGTTATCGGGGCAAGGCTTTTGGAAAAGCATGTAGAACTGCGCGGCTGCCCGCGCACCCGTGCCATTTTGGGCACGGACAAAGTCGTGCCGGCAACGGAAGCGGACTGGGCAACCGAATACGATGATTATATTCTCGCCATTAAAGTGGTGGACAGTCTGGAGCAGGCGCTGACACATATTGCAAAGTACAGTACCGGACACAGCGAATGCATTGTTACCCGGAACTACCGGAATGCACGCATTTTCCAGCAGCGGGTAGACAGCGCGGCCGTATATGTGAACGCCTCCACCCGCTTTACAGACGGCGGAGAGTTTGGCCTGGGCGCAGAAATCGGCATCAGCACACAAAAGCTGCATGCCCGCGGCCCAATGGGTGTAAACCAGCTGACCAGTACGAAGTTCCTAGTCATGGGCGACGGGCAGGTACGGGCATAA
- the proB gene encoding glutamate 5-kinase, translated as MSHITQAKRVVIKVGTSTLAYENGRLNLRRMEELCKVLCGLQNEGREVVLVSSGAVGVGMAKLGLHKHPEEIEQRQAVAAVGQCELMFMYDKFFGEYNHTVGQVLLTRDVVQNQVTRKNAENTFLTLLHLGIIPVVNENDSVATDELAGKNFGDNDTLSATVAVLSQADLLVILTDIDGLYDGNPRTNPQAKRIPYVYGITDKIKALAGGAGSDLGTGGMATKVSAAEIANRAGIPCVVLSGANPRDLYDLFDGTVLGTTFVPAQAKN; from the coding sequence ATGTCACATATCACGCAAGCAAAACGAGTGGTCATTAAGGTTGGAACCAGTACGCTGGCCTATGAAAACGGACGGCTGAACCTGCGCCGCATGGAGGAACTGTGTAAGGTCCTGTGTGGTTTACAGAATGAGGGCAGGGAGGTGGTTCTGGTCAGCAGCGGCGCCGTAGGCGTTGGTATGGCAAAGCTTGGCCTGCACAAACATCCGGAAGAAATTGAGCAGCGACAGGCAGTTGCCGCGGTTGGTCAATGTGAGCTGATGTTTATGTATGATAAATTTTTCGGCGAATATAATCATACAGTTGGTCAGGTGCTGCTTACACGGGACGTGGTACAGAATCAGGTTACGCGGAAAAATGCAGAAAATACATTTTTAACATTGCTGCACCTTGGCATTATTCCGGTTGTCAATGAAAACGACTCCGTTGCAACGGATGAGCTGGCCGGAAAAAATTTTGGTGACAACGATACCCTTTCAGCAACCGTGGCGGTGCTGTCACAGGCGGATCTGCTGGTTATTTTAACGGATATTGACGGCTTGTATGACGGCAATCCGCGCACGAACCCGCAGGCTAAGCGCATTCCTTATGTTTATGGCATTACGGATAAAATTAAAGCGCTGGCCGGCGGCGCGGGCAGTGACCTCGGCACCGGCGGCATGGCGACAAAAGTATCGGCGGCGGAAATTGCCAACCGTGCGGGAATCCCCTGTGTTGTCCTTTCAGGGGCAAACCCGCGGGATCTGTATGATTTGTTTGACGGAACTGTTTTGGGTACGACCTTTGTACCGGCGCAGGCAAAAAACTAA